In a single window of the Manis javanica isolate MJ-LG chromosome 16, MJ_LKY, whole genome shotgun sequence genome:
- the CENPQ gene encoding centromere protein Q — MSSKANVSKKRSQQLKRNPKRKIDEEEVELPEKEVRNTAKINKSHPKHLSSEGHTTHTNLKQVAIASDKRKNWQPLSKSSREHLQTMMESVIIAVLSNSIRENEQIQYHLNHLKNRLLQLCETLKVPSKKLKGLTNVSSLLKMERSQHRDNEEGLALLQEEIDKVVETVESVTMNIQSLKNKIQILTSEVEEEEEKVKQMVPVDGSGVLSLPELSQKSLKAPTLQKEILTLIPNQDALLKDLDILRNSSPMKNMLTFIEEAYKRLDAS, encoded by the exons ATGTCTAGCAAAGCAAATGTTTCCAAGAAAAGGTCTCAACagttaaaaagaaatccaaaaagaaaaattgatgagGAGGAGGTAGAGTTACCAGaaaaagag GTTAGAAacacagcaaaaataaataaaagtcatccaaagcATCTGTCTTCTgaag GGCATACAACACATACTAATTTAAAACAGGTAGCGATAGCATCTGACAAGAGAAAAAACTGGCAACCTCTTTCAAAGAGTAGCAGAGAGCATCTGCAAACAATGATGGAATCAGTAATAAT agCAGTTTTGAGTAACAGtataagagaaaatgaacagatTCAATATCATCTCAACCACTTGAAGAATAG ATTGCTACAACTATGTGAAACCCTAAAAGTCCCTTCCAAAAAGCTGAAAGGTCTAACTAATGTGTCCAGTCTACTGAAAATGGAAAGGTCACAGCACAGAGATAATGAAGAAGGTCTGGCATTATTGCAG gaagaaatagataaaGTAGTAGAAACCGTAGAGTCAGTGACTATGAATATACAGAGCTTAAAGAACAAAATTCAAATTCTAACAAgtgaagtagaagaggaggaggagaaggtaaAACAG aTGGTTCCGGTAGATGGGAGTGGGGTGCTCTCTCTTCCAGAACTTTCTCAGAAGAGTCTCAAAGCACCCACACTTCAG AAAGAAATTTTGACGCTAATTCCAAACCAAGATGCTCTTCTGAAGGACTTGGATATTCTACGTAATTCATCCCCAATGAAGAACATGTTAACTTTTATTGAAGAAGCCTATAAGAGACTGGATGCCTCTTAA